A window of Acidobacteriota bacterium contains these coding sequences:
- the rseP gene encoding RIP metalloprotease RseP: MIDFLWGVLAVLVVFGTVVVVHELGHFGAAKFFKIRVEAFSVGFGPRLFGFRRGETDYKVCAIPLGGYVKMAGENPDDVTGGVEEFLSHPKWQRFIVAVMGPVMNGVLAVVLLTGLFYYRYEVPVWPRESVVVGLIKSDSPALQSDLRPGDRIVAAGARQDPTWEEFLLEVSISPGVPLQMEVQRGEQAFPLTLTPAARGRDSAGYLGIAPFELASVQVQQVLAGKPAAEAGILPGDQVVKVGGVVLSQAGLDLVDAMGRNQDPVIPITVLRNGRELEFQVTPYLDETTQRRMIGVMLNPMARTTVQQLSLVEALDASIERNVRFAGLLFEFLHRLLRGTAPVSMVGGPIAIARQSSLAAQSGITDLIMFIAVISINLGIVNLLPIPILDGGVIAIILVESLVGRDLSLSVRERVTQVGVVMVILLVVAVTYNDIIKSLPASLGKYFP, translated from the coding sequence ATGATCGATTTTCTATGGGGTGTTCTGGCTGTGCTGGTGGTGTTCGGGACCGTGGTGGTGGTTCACGAACTGGGCCACTTTGGCGCGGCCAAGTTTTTCAAGATTCGCGTCGAGGCCTTTTCGGTCGGTTTCGGTCCACGCCTGTTCGGCTTTCGGCGCGGGGAAACGGACTACAAGGTCTGTGCGATTCCCTTGGGAGGGTACGTCAAGATGGCGGGTGAAAACCCCGACGACGTAACCGGGGGAGTCGAAGAGTTTCTTTCGCATCCCAAGTGGCAGCGATTCATTGTGGCCGTAATGGGCCCGGTCATGAACGGTGTGCTGGCGGTGGTCCTGCTGACCGGGCTCTTCTACTACCGGTACGAGGTACCTGTCTGGCCTCGGGAATCGGTGGTGGTGGGCTTGATCAAGTCCGACTCTCCTGCCCTCCAGTCCGATCTCAGGCCGGGTGACCGCATCGTCGCTGCCGGCGCCAGGCAAGACCCCACCTGGGAAGAGTTTCTTCTGGAGGTCAGCATCAGTCCCGGAGTTCCCTTGCAAATGGAGGTCCAGCGAGGAGAACAAGCCTTCCCATTGACTCTGACTCCCGCGGCCCGCGGTCGCGACAGTGCCGGCTACCTGGGAATTGCCCCCTTCGAGTTGGCTTCGGTTCAGGTCCAGCAGGTGCTGGCAGGCAAACCAGCCGCCGAGGCCGGCATCTTGCCGGGAGACCAGGTGGTCAAGGTGGGCGGAGTGGTACTCAGCCAAGCCGGACTCGACCTGGTGGACGCAATGGGCCGGAACCAGGATCCGGTAATACCGATTACGGTCCTGCGCAACGGCCGGGAGCTGGAATTCCAGGTCACCCCCTACCTGGACGAAACCACCCAAAGACGAATGATCGGGGTCATGCTGAACCCCATGGCCAGAACCACCGTCCAGCAGCTCTCCCTGGTGGAGGCGCTGGACGCTTCAATCGAGCGGAATGTCCGCTTCGCCGGACTGCTGTTCGAGTTCCTTCATCGGCTGCTTCGGGGCACCGCTCCGGTGAGCATGGTCGGTGGTCCGATAGCGATTGCCAGACAGTCCAGCCTGGCCGCACAGTCCGGCATCACCGATTTGATCATGTTCATCGCCGTGATCAGCATCAACCTGGGAATCGTCAATCTGTTGCCCATCCCCATCCTGGACGGAGGGGTCATCGCCATCATTCTGGTAGAGTCTCTGGTTGGACGGGACCTCAGCTTGAGCGTTCGGGAGAGGGTGACACAGGTGGGCGTCGTCATGGTGATCCTGCTGGTCGTGGCGGTGACCTACAACGACATCATCAAATCGCTTCCCGCATCCCTGGGAAAGTATTTCCCCTAG